The region ACATCTGCTCAATTTCCTGTTAAATGCAATTAAAGTTCTgttattatatttttaaaaactAACAAAATTTATTTGTTGAGTCATTTTAGTTGTATCATTTTATTCTCTCAATGTATAAATACTCTTGTAATATTCTCAATTCCAATTAATGCCAAAATTATTATTCATCTAATATTACTCTTTTCTCTCTAATTCTCTCTCTACTTCATCTTCCCCAATTTCTTATCTTTCACCATTGTCAAACCTTCAATTTGAGTTTTATGTTctaacatttggcatcaagagcttTGATTATTGATCCTAATCCGCTGCAACAATGGCAACCGTTTTCAATGATCGAATTCCCACCGATCTCCTGATTCTTGATTCGAAGAACTATGATAAATGGGCGAAACAAATGAGTGTCTTGTTTGGTTATCAAGAGGTGCTTGAGATCGTCGTCAATGGAGTTACACAATTAGGAGCAAAGGCTACTGACATTCAAAGAGCTACACACAAAAAAGAGAAGAAGAACGATTACAAAGCCCTATTCTTGATTCATTCGTGTGTTGATAACGATAATTTCGAGAAGCTCGGCGATTGTGAATCGGCGAAGCAAGCATGGGAAATCTTGGAGAAAGCATATGCTGGTGTCGTCAAAGCGAAGGTTGTAAGGTTACAAACTTACAAGCGACGGTTCGAGTTAACACAAATGGAAGATAAAGAAACGATCAACGACTACATTACGCGCATTACCCGGTTAGTTAATCAAATCTTGTGAGGAAACGATTCTTGAGTAGAATGTTGTATCGAAAGTATTGCATTCGTTAACGTCGCGTTTCGACAACATAGTTGTGGCTATTGAAGAATCAAAGGATCTAACAACTTTGAGCAATGATGAATTGCAAAGTTCGTTAGAGGAACATGAACAAATGATGGATGAGAGAGGCGCCAACAAAGCCAAAGCGGAGATTGCTTTGCAAACGCGTTTCAATGAAAAGAATAAGAGGTCGAAAGGAAAATTTGCGGCGAGAGATAAATcaaattttcagaattttggtTCAAACGATTCGCAAAATTCAAAGCATTCGACGAGTGAAAATGGTGAAAGTAGCTCCAAGGATAGTGGTCATAGCAATGGTTTTAAGAAGCGTGATGTGAGTAAGGTGAAATGCTACAAGTGTAGAAAGTTTGGACACTTTGCAAATTCGTGTCGTGGTAAATCGAATGAGAATCACAATAATGAAGCCAAGGTTGCTAGGGAAGAGGTAGATGATGAGGACACACTTCTAGTAATGATCACGGAGGAGAGTTATGGCATTACGGATGTTCCGGGCAGCAACTACAGTAGTGACAGTTTGCGGGACAGCAGCTGTACTGTTCCGGAAAATAGCGAGAAACCGCATTCGGATCGAAGTGCATTGGTTACCGTTCGTGATGGAGTCCAAGGGAGAGATGAGTGGTACTTGGATTCCGGTTGTTCAATACATATGACGGGTCGAAAAGATTGATTTGTGCAAATCAATCAAGCGGCAAAAAGTAAAGTCAAATTTGTTGACGATACCACTATAAGCGTCGAAGGGGTAAGAGATGTTTTGATCGGAAAAAGAAATGGTGGACATTCAAGGATCAAAGATGTCTTGTATATACCGGGAATTAAGTGTAATCTTTCAAGCATTGGCCAATTACTTGAAAGAGGATACAAAATTCGTTTGGAGGACAAGATTTTACGCGTTTTGGATTCAAATGGTGTGTTGATTCTAAAAGCGCCGATGGCTGCCAATAGAACCTTTAAGGTTGAGTTAAAGGTTATGGAGCATCGTTGTCTAGCTACCGCGGCAAGTAGAGATGAGCGGTTATGGCATTACCTTCTTGGTCACCTTAATTTTAGGGATCTAAGAAAGTTGCAACAAAGTGAAATGGTAACGGGGCTGCCACACATTAGTATTCCAACTGAATTGTGTGAGGAATGTGTGAAGGCTAAACAACACAAGAATGTGTTTAGCAAAGATGCGGGTCGAAGAACCAAAGGCTTACTTGAGGTGGTATGTTTCGACGTTTGCGGACCGATGCAAGTAGAGACTTATGGTGGCAATCGATATTTTGTTACGTTCATTGACGATTTTAGTAGGAAGCTTTGGACATATCTTATCAAGAGAAAAGATAAGGTATTTGGAGTTTTCAAGAATTTCAAATCCATGGTGGAGCGCCAACGCGGTCGGAAGCTCAAAATTCTCAAAAcggatggtggaggtgagtatacCTCTAGTGAGTTTGGGAAGTTTTGTGATCTTGAGGGAATTGTACGTGAGGTGGTGCCTCCGTATACGCCTCAACAAAAGAGGGTTGCCGAGAGGAAAAATCGTATAATAATGAACATGGTGCGTAGTATGCTTTGTGGGAAAAATTTGCCTAAGGAATTGTGGGGTGAGGCCGTGTCTACAGCCACCTACTTGTTGAATAGGTGTCCCACTAAGAAGCTAGAGAAACTCACACCAGAAGAGGCTTGGAGTGGCTTCAAACTGAATTTGAATCATTTGCGCATTTTTGGATCGATTGCATATCGTCATGTACCGAACCAACTTCGGAAGAAATTGGATGATAAGGGTGAGAAGATGATATTTGTAAGATATCATTCTACTGGAGGGTACAAGTTGTTCGATGGAAAAAATCGGAAGATCGTCATAACCCGGGCTGTGACTTTTGATGAAGTCAAAAGTGCAGAAAATGCAGCAGTAACTGATTACCCTAATAGCAGTAATCGATTACTCACAGAAAAACAGAAGCAGCAGTTTTTTGAAATCACTGATCCGGAGGCTTCCGACACCGCTGTACCAACACCTACAGTAGCGCAAAATGATGTTGTTAATAATGGTAGACCAGTGAGACAAAGAGCCTTCCCTCATAGACTCCGAGATTACGAAAGATTCCAAGATAACGAAGTGAATAACGATGGTGATTTTGTTCATTTCGCACTTATGGCCGAATTCGAACCGGTAAATGAGGAAGAAGCCTTAAGTAGTCCTAAGTGGATATGTGCAATGAAAGAGGAGCTGGAATCTATTGAAAAAAATGGTACTTGGGAGTTGGTCGATTTACCACTTGGAAAGAAACCAATAGGTGTGCGATGGGTCTATAAGGTTAAAGCAAATCCCAAAGGTGAAGTAATCAAGCACAAAGCTCGATTAGTGGCGAAGGGATTTTTGCAACGAGAAGGTATAGACTATGAGGAGGTATTCGCACCAGTGGCTATATTAGAGACTATTCGTTTGGTTGTTGGTATTGCGCATAACAACAATTGGATGGTTTACCAAGTGGATGTCAAATTTGTGTTTTTGAATGGTCCTCTTATTGAGGAAGTCTATGTGGGGCAGCCACCCGGTTTCGTGataaaaaatcaagagatgaagtATTACAAGCTACACAAGGCATTGttggtttgaaacaagctccaagagcttggaacaaacgTATTGACGGCTTTCTTATTGACATTGGTTTCAAACGATGTGTATCCAAACATGGAGTTTATGTGAGATCGGATACGAATGATGGTGTTATTATACTTTGCTTCTATGTTGATGATCTCTTGATTACGGGCAGCCATGACAAGAGTGTTTCAAGGTTCAAAAGGGAGCTCATGAGAGAGTTTGAGATGACAGACCTTGGTGTCATGAATTACTTCCTTGGCATAGAGTTTCACAATTCAAAAGTGGGGTTGCTTATGCACCAAAGGAGGTATGCTCTAGATATTTTGAAAAAGTGTGATATGGAGCATTGTAATGCTTCTATTACACCTTGTGAGGCTAGAGTGAAGTTGTCCAAAAGTGATGAGGAGGAGGATGTCGATCCAACGCTTTACCGGAGATTGATTGGATCGTTACAGTATTTGTGCAATATGCGACCGGATTTGGCTTTTAGTGTCGGTATTGCgagtagattcatggagagaCCTAAGATGTCTCACTTGGCGGTGGTCAAGAAGATCCTTAGATATGTGAAAGGTACTCTTGGCTGCGGAGTTCTCTTTCCCGCATCGGACACGGGGCGTAAGTGCAATTTACTTGGCTACACCGATTCTAATTGGTACGGAGATAAAGATGACCGAAAATCGACGGCGGGGTACATCTTTATGTTTGGTAGTAcaccaatctcttggtgttcGAAAAAGGAACCGGTTGTAGCACTCTCTTCTAGTGAGGCCGAGTACATTGCGGCGTCGTTAGGTGCGTGCCAAGCTATATGACTTATGAATCTATTGAAGGAATTGGGATGTGGGGATGATGCTACCACCACACTGTTTGTAGACAATGTTTCCGCAATAAATCTTGCGAAGAATCCGATTGCACATGGAaggagcaagcatattgagatgcGGTTTCATTATTTGAGAGAACTGGTCGGTGATGGAAAGCTTAGATTGAGCTATTGCCGAAGCGAAGACCAAGTCGCGGATTTGTTGACAAAGGGTGTGACAAATGATGTGTTCAAGAGGCTGAAGAAGTGCTTGAACATGGTGGACTTGGAGCAACTAAAGTAAGGTGGTGTGTTAAATGCAATTAAAGTTCTGTTATTACCTTTCCAAAAACTAACAGAATTTATTTGTTGAGTCACTTTAGTTGTATATTTGAGTTGTATCATTTTATTCTTTCAATGTATAAATACTCTTGTAATATTCCCAATTCCAATAAATACCAAAATTACTATTCATCTAATATTACTCTTTTCTCTCTAATTCTCTCTCTACTTCATTATTCAAGCATATTGAGATGCGGTTTCATTATTTGAGAGAACTGGTCGGTGATGGAAAGCTTAGATTGAGCTATTGCCGAAGCGAAGACCAAGTCGCGGATTTGTTGATAAAGGGTGTGACAAATGATGTGTTCAAGAGGCTGAAGAAGTGCTTGAACATGGTGGACTTGGAGCAACTAAAGTGAGGTGGTGTGTTAAATGCAATTAAAGTTCTGTTATTACCTTTCCAAAAACTAACAGAATTTATTTGTTGAGTCACTTTAGTTGTATATTTGAGTTGTATCATTTTATTCTCTCAATGTATAAATACTATTGTAATATTCCCAATTCCAATTAATGTCAAAATTACTATTCATCCAATATTACTCTTTTCTCTCTAATTCTCTCTCTACTTCATCTTCCCCAATTTCTTATCTTCCACCATTGTCAAACCTTCAATTTGAGTTTTATGTTCTAACATTTCCATATACCTTCAACAAGTAAGCTTTGAGCCATTAATTTCATTGTTTGCTTTTCATTATTATGAGTAGGGATGTCAATTTGTATATGTTAATGAGGATCCATGTGGGGATTATCTGTGTGGAGCTCCGAAGTTGGGGATTTTTTCCCCCGTGGGGACGGGGATGGAGGGAAAAGTTCTCCCGATGATACTTCCAGTGGGATTGGGGAAGTACCCTCCACCCCACGGATTTCCCAACCCCAGCCgtattatttaatttttatatataatatataattatattatcttgcatgttttttttctttaaaataataattaatatattagAAAATGAAAATTTATTAGTggattattttattttttgtttaattgtaTAATATATTGTTTCACTATCCAAGTATCCAACCCTAAAAAAGTTCATTTATTACATATAGTGTACACATtgtctcctcttcttcttttctcgATTCTCTTTGTTCATGGTGCTTATGATAATTACTCTTCAACTTCACTATACTTCAAGTAGTAACATGTTTTTTATGGTACACATTGTgatttttagttttaaaaaaaacaaGGATGCAAAATATATCTTTTTAAAAAGGGAAAAACAACGAAAGACTAGTGTCATAGTTTTGATtgaaaaatatataaaaaaatttaagACTCGACCTCTGTGGATCTTATATTCTCTTTGGGGATCTGTGGGGATGGGGAATAATATCCCCTGTGGCGAGAAATGGGGATGGGGATGGGAAAACATTAGGGGTGCGGTGGGGAATGGGGAAACATCCTTTGCACATTCTATGTCCCATTGATTTCCCTACCTATGAGAGTATCCATAAAATTGTAATTTTTTATAATTTGCATTCTTTCTAATTAGTCCATTGGTCTAATAATTTTACTCTGAGACACTTGTTTATGGAAACTCTGAGCCTTTTAAGACAccattttattaaatattttatcCTTTGTTTCAACTCGTTGATCCCGAGCCCTTTATTCGGTAACATAGCCTAATATGTTGCCTATTTGACTTGAAATATTAAATCTTCCCACCCTCTTTGGAGCTAGGTATAAAGTTTAGATTTCTTATCTGATGCAAAAGAATAAGTTTGAGATTGCTCTTGGAAGTTAGAAACGTTTAAGTTTATGGTGGAGTACTAGAAAAAAAAGGtcaataaaaatgaaaaaagaaaaaatctAGAAAATAAAGAAGTTAAAACGACTTCATCAAAAACATGAATGATGAATGAAAAAGACAAATTAATTGTATTATCTAGTAATGGTTGATCAGGTAAAGATGGTTAGGAAGGGAACATAAGGAAAACTATGTACTTAAGTCCAAGGTTTAAGCTTATTATCACAAAAATATCCTACCCTGGTATAAGCGTCATTACAACCTTGAAAGACTTTAAAAGTGTATATTTAAATATGACTTTGATTGACTTTGTTAGAAGTTATGCAAATTTATGGTAAAATTCTTTTGTATGTTAATTGTGTGATCACCTTGTTCATTTCAAGCAAAAAATATGATATGAGAGACAGGTTGAGTATACAGGGAAGTTGGAGAAAAATCTTTGGATTGATCTGAATTGAAGTAAGGAACGGAAGTCCTAATTCTTCTATCAATGGTATTTGTCATTGGTTTGATAAGTGATGACACTCTATCATCTTGTAATTTTTATACGCATTTGCAATTTTTTTGAGCGAAGGTTTTCATTACCAAAAGTCAAATTCTAACCAGATATTCATGTATTGTTTCTTTATTACTTCAGTTAAAAATCCTTTTAGTATGAGTAGCTAAGTTTTTTTATTAAGGTTTGTTAGATAAACCTATTTTGATAGATTGAGACATATGACTTGTTTTGTATTATTTGCATAAATTGATATTGTAATTTCTATTTGGTTACTCTATTGTATAATGTCTTGTGTGTGTTGGCAAATCCACATATTGAACCTAGGATTGTTGATTATTGACCCCAACTCTATAAACTTGAACTAGACTAATTGTTCAACTATATATTGATTTAGGGATAAACGATTATTAGTTGTGGCTAAGGAACTAATGAACGTAATTTGTCTAATTTTACTATCCAGCTAGCCTAAGGGATTATGGAGTGCTAGTTTAAATTAGTGAGTTATACACCAAGGAATTGAGTATAACAGTCTTGTTAATTCATTAGACAAATAAATGCAGTCATCTACAATGAGATATAAGGGATTCGAATAAGACCTAATCTTCGTTAATCTGATCAAACTTTTCTAACAATTTTATTTACACTTTTATTTTATCTAAACAAAACTAAAAACCCACGTTTGACTTCTATATCACTTGAATCGCTTTGTTAAAATAAAACAATCTCTATGGATATGAACTTATAAAGCTTATTACTTCAATATATTTAGTACACTTGCTAAATTATCATCAAGTTTTTGGCATTATTGTTGAGGATTGTCGAATTATTTCAACAAGGTAATTTTTGTGTttcatttgttattttttttaaaaaaattaggCTTAATTTTAAATTTTCTTTGTTTCTACTTATTTATTCTTTTATTGTTATTATATGCAGTTTTTTGCTTGTGTGTTGGTTTTAAATTTTTAGTCTTTGTTTTAAATTTTCTTTGTTTCTATTTAGTTGCTCTtttattgttgttcttgttttattttttgtttttattttatttattatatttaaaattctattattttatttatttttattttattttgatttttaattcctattattttattttattttgattttacacttttatttaatttttatttagtTCATTGTTTATGAGGTATTTTTTTCCTTCTGATTGTGTATGCAAGGTAAAGGAAGACATGTATGATGGAGCTTGATTTTCAACTTGCTCTGTTAGCACAACTTGAAGCTTTATCAAAGCAAATTATTGTCTCAACTTTAGTTCCAACAAATTTTAATCCAATCAGGGCATTACAGTGTGATTTATATGGTGAAGGTCACGCCAATGGGCATTTTGTACAAGACAAATGCTTTGAAGAGACACATTACGCTTTAAATTATCAAGAACTAAATCCTTACATCAACACCTATAATTCATGGTGGGATGATCAATCAAATCTTAACTAGAGTAACAATCAATGTCAAAATTTTAATCCAGAAGATCCTCAAGATCCACCACCAAGGAATTCATCCCTTTTATAAGATACTTCAGATGAATTCAAGAAGTTTACTCAACGCAACCTCGAAGTATTAAAGGTCAATGAAGAAATATCCAACAAGAACTATGAATATTTCATTAAGTACCTTGATCAAATTGAGCATTTATCTAAACAAGTGGAAACTCAATCAAGCAGAGGTTTTAATGGGAATATGTTGGATAATCTTAGGAATTAGGAAGTTGAGAAAGAAGTTAAAGATGAATGGGAAGTGGTCGATGAAGAAGGAGTTGAAAAATAACAATCAGAAGAAAAAGGCATGCGATCAGATGAAAAAACTGAATCAAGAATAGAATAAATTGCGGTGAAAAATATATATGGGAAAAGAGCAAGAATGCAAAGTAAGGATGATCTAGTTTGGATGAAACTCAAAATTTAATAATTTGTTTAGACGTAGATATCCAGTAAGAAAATATTCAACAAAAGCATGTCCCTAAAAGTTATTTTAACAATGCATATGGAAGATAAGAAATTGGTAAAGTATTGAATGCCATTTATGTCTTGTTCACTACTATCAAACTGAAGAAGATATGGAAGAAACATCATCAGTGCCTCAAGTTCATGGGACTCTTACCAACCAAAAGAAAGAATAAATATTATGTGTTTTTTGTGTCATATATTTCGCCTTAATAGAGAATCAAATGGTCAAGTTAAGGACCTTAAAGAAGCGTTGTGTGGCAGGCAACCCATAAATTTTTGTTATTTATGTTTTAAGGTTTTAGTATTTCATCTAATGTTTTCCCTGTTTGTAAACTATATTGCAGCTTTATTTAATGAATTTAGTACGATGCTTTACCAATGACAAAAAAGAATAAAGACACAAGtaaaaagaaacaaaagaaaagaGAAGGAAGATTTGTTACAGAAGTTCCAAATGCAAATTGACAACATATGAAGAAGAGTAATATTCGACGATCTTATACTCAATCACCAAATACCTCGGCATGTAAGATTTGAGCCAAATAATTCCACTATTTACCTTATTTCTTGTAAGGGTGTCTGTATGATTGTTCATCTACTAGAATTCGCTTTAATTCTGAATTGTTGTCTATCTATTTTATTACACGATGAGGCAGGTTGTTTGTTTTAACTTAGGACCTTTTTTAGGTGAACCTTAAAagaatatttatttatttctaaaCTCTTTGAGCCTGAGCCATTTCTTACGGTGACTTAGCCACTAATTTAGCTAATTGACCTAAAAGAGAAATCTTTCCACTCTCTACTTAGAGTTAGGTAGATTATTATATTTCTATGAGTTGTCATGATACATGCAAAAAACTAAGTTTGACATTGCTTATTGAATAAGCAACAATTTATGTTTGGGTTAGGGTACTAGAATTTAAGAATCGATGAATAGAACCTAGAAAATAATTGTTATAAAGTTCAAATATAGAGCTTCTGAAAAAAAAGTGAAAAAGAAAGTTGAAATTTTAGTACTCATAAGTAAAAACCAATAAAGAATATGTAAGGATGGTGTGAAAATAGACAGGTAGCAGGTACTTAACTCCAAGGAATTGAATCTACTGGCCAAATATATCTCACCTTGACAtaagccacgttacaacctttTAAATACCTCCAAAAAATGTTTTCGAATAAAAAGTGACGAATTTTTAGAAATATTACAAATTCATATGTTTGATGTCAATTGTATGTGAATGAGTATTTACCATATATATTGTTTCAATAGGAGTGAACAATGAGATTGAGAGAAGGTTGAAGAAAAACTATTTGGATTATGTTGCACTACTACAAAAAACACATTTTACCTCGGGTGTGAAGGGGATTTTACCTCAGTACAAGTGAGGTAACAAAGGACGTTCTGATTAACTTACGGGATAGTTGAAATGATCATTGGTTCGATCCCCAAGAACAAAAAAtttatattttcaaaactagCACCACATACATCTCTGTTTCTGACCAAAACTGAGGggaaaaatatttttattttaaaataaaaattatattgtttacaaatatctagttttttattaaaatataaaGTTGCTTATTCTTGAAGAACAACAAGTCCATATTCTGACAAATGTGATTCATTATCACTGTTGTTATTCTTGGAGATCAATTTCTGATATAACATAAAAAAAGTTAGATACATAACATAATATTCTAGTTAAAAGATAAGATATTATGTAAGAACGCCAACCTTGGAACAAACTTTTTTCTGCACTTGCAATTCACCCTGTAGCGCCACATACATCTCTGCTTCTGACCAAAACTGAGGgggaaaatatttttattttaaaataaaaattatattgtttacaaatatctagttttttattaaaatataaaGTTGCTTATTCTTGAAGAACAACAAGTCCATATTCTGACAAATGTGATTCATTATCACCGTTGTTATTCTTGGAGATCAATTTCTGATATAACATAAAAAAAGTTAGATACATAACATAATATTCTAgttaaaatataatatattatgTAAGAACGCCAACCTTGGAACAAACTTTTTTCTGCACTTGCAATTCAGCATTCAATATCAATGTTTCACTGTTTTCATGGCAAATGCTTTAATTATCAATGTTTAAGGTTCACAAGATAACGTCTAAGATATATAGTGATGATGTTCGCGTTCTTATTGGATGTAGATGGTTTCTTGTGGATTGACGTGTTGTCAATATCTTGAGCATTGTCACTTTATGAATGTAGGGCATAGATTTGTTGTAGGTTAACTGAGAAACTATATCCCTCGATTCTTTAATAAAATCGAGGGAAAGgttatttcttttttaattaaAAAGTAACATAAATAAAGACTTTCCCCTCGATTTTATTAAAGAATAGAGGTAATATATTACTGTttcctttttcaattttttatcattcaccGTTTTCTTTGTGTGCTACAATATCCAAACAAAAGACTTGTATTGTAAAACAACAACATTGCTTGCAATTTGTAGTATGTTTAGGAATAAATTTTTCAATAATGTCAACcaagaaaaataataaattatggggtcttttctttgattgacaacatAGGAATGTTATTCCAAAATATAGCAATGGTCTTGCAAGAGGTGGAAATAACAATATCATTATGTGAGATAGATTGCAAAAACAGAAAAATGTTTTGTTCAAAGTTGGTGTTAGAAGAATAACATACAACACAAAACCTTGAAGATTTTTTCTATCTTGCAATCCATCCCAAAGAATGATGTGTACGAGTTTGGAGTGACTATAAATGAGTTAGGTTAAGGGTAAAACTTAATTAACAAGTACTTTTAAAGTAAAATATGATTATCTAACCCCTCAGGTATTAAAGGAACCGAAAGAATAGATCatttaatttataaatataaaataaaataaaaataaaggcaccacttttaaaaaattaaaaacgTAAACTGCATTTGTTGGGtattgaaaaatattttgaattaGTTTTTCCCTCGGTTATATTCAAAAATCGAGATAATAGAttgtatttttaaaaaaataacaTGGCACGTCATGAAATTATACCTCGCTTTTTTGTTGGGTGAGGTGAAAGTTTTGTtatgaaatatattatttgtaaTAGTGTTGGATTGAAGCAAGGAACATAAGTTATAACTCGGAAACGATTCGTGTCTGTCAATGGTTTGGTAAGTAAAAAGTTCTAAGGAAGATCACAATTATTAATGAGTTCTTTGAGGACAAGTAACAGTGTAAGTTTGGGGTTGCGATGACACTCTGTCATCATGTAACTTTTATATGCATTTGCATATGTTTTTGATGATTTTCGGTTAATTATGTTTAAGTTTTATGAAGAAATATAAATAAAATGAATAAGTTAAGAAACAAAGCAGAAAGATGAAAAAGTGGAGAAATTGTGAAGAAAATAACATTTTCAGCATAATTTACATCATGGCGTCTGCCTAGTAATTTGAGCATTTTCATAACTCCGATTGAGGTGAGAGTGTTTACAAATGAAATCTAACATCCAAGGATACAACTTTTATGCATAAGTTAAAGTCTAAATAAGAATATAAATGGACGAAAAAATAGCAAGTAAAAATCTGATGTTGTACGCGGAGGCGCATGATGTAGGTTTTCCTGCAACCGAAGCAACATTTCCTCTGCCTCCTGCGAATTCTATTGTCGAGAAATTTTGTACATGTTGTTCATTAACTCGTTGGTGCCTTTGAAACCAGGTAACACTTCACGTTGTGAAGCTAGTAGCGAAATCGAAGGTCAAACCAGAGGATCTTGAAGCAGATATGGATGTAAAAGAACCTCCGCTACTAAATTCACAAAGCCTTCCGGAGGAGGTGGAGGTGGTAAATTGATCTTTGCTTGAGTTGCAACGACGGTTTATCATGTGGCAGGAGAACGAGTAGCTTTGGATCCAACCATCACATATGAGTGTAGAAATCAAATATTTGGAAATTCATGAAATCAAAGTTTATGGGCAACTTTTATGGATAGAACGTGATGGATCCTCGTGTTCAATTTCGAGAGCTCTCAATTCGATGGCCTGAAAAGGTTTTGAATCGATGAATCGAAGAACTAATTGTGAGATTGTAGAAAATGCAGGAAGTAGAAATCGATTCCCACAGACGACGTTATATTGTTCCGTATTGGATCCGAAAATGGGGTGAGGATCAAAGATAATGGAAGGTATGAGCTTTCGGTGCGACGGATAAGGGGATGACCTGCAAGGTTAGCACTCTAACACTCAAATTAGTATTCGAAGAAGAATGGTGaattaaatttgaatttgaaattaaGTACATTAATTAGCAcactttatatatatatatatatatatatatatatatatatatatattatatatatatatatatatatatatatatatatatatatatatatatatatatagatagatagatagtcGTTATTTATTATGTGTGAATTATAGATAGTCGTTGAATGTACATGTAGTTTGGTTCCTCTACACTTATATGCAAAGGAGTTCTCATGTGCTGTGAAGGTTTTAGATGGAATGGAGCTTCTTCAGAGTGGTCGG is a window of Lathyrus oleraceus cultivar Zhongwan6 chromosome 6, CAAS_Psat_ZW6_1.0, whole genome shotgun sequence DNA encoding:
- the LOC127096266 gene encoding uncharacterized protein LOC127096266, yielding MATVFNDRIPTDLLILDSKNYDKWAKQMSVLFGYQEVLEIVVNGVTQLGAKATDIQRATHKKEKKNDYKALFLIHSCVDNDNFEKLGDCESAKQAWEILEKAYAGVVKAKNVVSKVLHSLTSRFDNIVVAIEESKDLTTLSNDELQSSLEEHEQMMDERGANKAKAEIALQTRFNEKNKRSKGKFAARDKSNFQNFGSNDSQNSKHSTSENGESSSKDSGHSNGFKKRDVSKVKCYKCRKFGHFANSCRGKSNENHNNEAKVAREEVDDEDTLLVMITEESYGITDVPGSNYSSDSLRDSSCTVPENSEKPHSDRSALVTVRDGVQGRDEWYLDSGCSIHMTGRKD